The Streptomyces fungicidicus nucleotide sequence CATCGGCCTCGGCTGCCACATCCAGTCGCTGCCCACCGGTGCCGGCGCCGACATCAAGTCGCTCGCCGCCCGCTTCCCCGAGGGCACCACGCGGATCGCCGCCGCCCTGCGCGAGCTCGAAGCCCACGGCTACCTCCGCCGCGAACGCGTCCGCACCCCCACCGGCCGCATCATCACCCGCACCGTCTCCTGCAACCAGCCCGGCCACCCACGGCGCCCCGCCGACACCAACTGCCCCGACCCACAGCCCCGACCCGCACAGCCGCGACGGGCCCAGCCCCGCCCCCGCAAGGCCCTCCCCGCCGTCCCCCAGCCCAGTTCCACGGCCCCGGCCCTCCACCAACAGGCCGCCGATCTCCTCACCGGCCTGCGCCGCCAAGACCCCCGCCTCCTGCTCTCCACCACCGATACAGAGCACCTGGCCCCCGGAGTCATCGCCTGGCTGGAACGCGAGGTCACCCCCACCGCCGTACGCCACGCCCTCACCGCCGACCTCCCCGACGACCCCCTACGCCGCCCCGCAGCCCTCCTCGCCCACCGCCTCACGGCCCAACTGCCACCCCCACCCCCGTACCGCACCCCGGCCGACCCACCGCCCGTCCGCCACGGCCTCCGCACCTGCGACAGCTGCGACCGCGCCTTCCGCGCCCCCGAGACCGAGACCCACTGCCGCGACTGCCGCCCGACCGCACCACGCATCCGTTGAGCAGGAGGAAGACACCACGATGTTCGCGCACGAGTACCTCAGCCGCCCCGAGCAGACCCCGGACGCCCTTCGGGCCGCCCTCGCCGCGGTCGACCCGAAGCGGCTGCCCGAGATGCAGCGGACGAAGGACGACGCCTTCGCCAAGGCCGTGGAGTGGCAGTCCCTCAGCCCTGTACGGAGCTGGGTCCTGGCCTGGGCGCGGGACATCGAGATCGCCCGCCGCCCCGACCTCGCCGCCCGTCACGCCCGCGCCAGGAGCAACCTGGAACACGACGACGCCGCGACCGCCCGGGAGGC carries:
- a CDS encoding helix-turn-helix domain-containing protein, whose translation is MDTQNPSAPPRAESAADRNPTRSRHHTGGVIHENTRHTTRFVVIGNHLTQHKELSLLAIGLGCHIQSLPTGAGADIKSLAARFPEGTTRIAAALRELEAHGYLRRERVRTPTGRIITRTVSCNQPGHPRRPADTNCPDPQPRPAQPRRAQPRPRKALPAVPQPSSTAPALHQQAADLLTGLRRQDPRLLLSTTDTEHLAPGVIAWLEREVTPTAVRHALTADLPDDPLRRPAALLAHRLTAQLPPPPPYRTPADPPPVRHGLRTCDSCDRAFRAPETETHCRDCRPTAPRIR